TGAAGGAATCAGAGGTCAAATTCCTGTTTTTCTTAACTCACCAAATTATGccaaaaagaaattaaaaccACGTCTTATTCTTAAGTTGATTTTTAACTTCCTAATTGTTTTTCCCTCATATTTAAACCCCAATCAGTAAATTGGGGTGATATTTATATGATAAGGTAAAATATGCCCAAAAAAGGAGGGAAAATTGAGTATGGAAAGGGAAGCAAGGAAGAAGGTGGATTGCAATTTGATAGGGCTTGCAATCCATAAGTAGAGCAGGTTCTTCAGTCCCTGCGTTGCAGCGGATTTGACAGTGGGATTAGGTGGTAGTGAATTAGTGATGCGGTAATGTAACCTGAATGTTCACTCCAGTTCGAGCAATAGTTTTACTTAGctgattctcttttattttcatttatatAAATTCTCTGTGATTTACTTGTGGAAGATTGATCTCAGAATATACAttcatttttgtttctttctgttcatttttattttatgatcgTCCACCACACAAAATCTCTAAGAACACTTTTCATTTGATCTTAAACAAATGCTGACAGCCTTTGGGGGTTTATGTGGCCCAGAATTATCAAGTTCCTAACATCAAGAAGCTAGTTGACACTGCCTTAATTATGGCAAATATAATAGAGGAAAAATACCAGAACCCAAAGAGGAGGAGTGATGAAGACGATTGATGCCTATAAAGCTTCTGAAAAAGCACAATTTGGTAGAAGAGATTTTGTAAGGATTTAAGTTTATTAATTTGCCCTTTGAAGGCAAACATTCTCATTCTTGTCTTTTATTGCACTCAAATTTTCTTCAAGACACAATTTAAAGAATATACTCTGGTTTTTCAGATCTTGGATAATAGCTTCATGCCAAAACCGTTTTGTGGTCGCTAGAGTTGTATTCAGTATTCATTTGAATCATGTCTCTATAATATTTTTGGTAATATCGCCCACATCCTGCCTTTGAGTATTGGTTTTTGACTCTTGAAgtattatattttatgtttgacCATATGCATGTTTACCTGTTAAATTGTTTTCTCCTTTGGTGGATataattgttaaatttaaatCTGCATCAGTTGCCTAATCAGTAAGCATAACACTTTCTCTTTCTGTCCAATTTTCATCCTTCCGTTTTTTACACACATACAGACGAGCAAAGTTGAGGAACCTCACTTCGAGTTGGAGGTCCTGCATCTGATCTCCATAACATTTCGTCCACAACATCATTCAAACTCTCTATCCTCCAAAGTCTTCCTCCCCTTTGcttccttttaaattttaattgcattCTCTGTGTTACCTCCCTTTTTGTTCGCTTGTAAACAAAGGAGATTTATCTTCTTTATGCCTTTGCTGTTTGTTTTGGTATCTTCCTCAATTCAGCTATTTTTGGGTGCATTATTCAACTAACACAGTCAGCTTACTTCTTTTGGTATTCTTCTCCTGCTACCTTGATGTATACATGTTCTAGTCTAGGCAGAAGCATTTAAATCCATTGATACCTGAAGTTTTGTGTCTCCTCTATTCCGAAGGGGTTGAATTCTGCCATCAACGCTCTGCCATGTAGAACTTGTGGGGGTAACTTAAAAAAATGACAATGGATAGATTGAGTTTCAAGAGATTTAGAACATTATTGGTTGTGGGTTCCATAACCTTCCCTATTTTATTCACACTTACTCTGATGCACCAACACTCTATCTATGATCTTGTTGAGGGAGTTTCCAATATTAACATATTGGCTGCAAGGGCCCAAAATGCTACTACGAATGTCTTAAAAGAAGGGCGTCGCAATGCTACAGTTCAAGTTGAGGAAGGAAAAGATCAGAATGTGGTAGGTAAGGCAATTGTTTGCAACATTTTCTGCCAGCATTTCTTCATCTTTTGCTTCCACTGTCAGATGTCTTAAATACTACACCCGTTACTGCATCTGTTGTCCTCAATTCTGATTCTCAAACTTGTATGTTAGATAAGATGTTGGGAGGCAAACAACAAATCAGCTCAGAAGAACAAGCTCAGACTCCAACAAACGCAGATATTGGTAAAGCTGGTATTTGCAGCTTAATCTCagcctatttttattttctgataTACTTACTTGaaattcattttattattttcatcgTACAGTGCTTGTTCTAGACAAGGCAGGATTAGTTTCAATTATTAAGGGTGTATCTGGTTGTACTTTATAGGAAACATACTTATGACTTCTTGAACTTAAATCCACATCTGGATTATTATTATGGACTTGAGAAAATTTCCATTTATTAACAACATTAGTAGGTTACCATTGGTTAAGGTAATCTGATCTTCATTTCTAGCTGAATCTTGTGTCAAAATGAATACTAACATGGTTTCATCTTATTCATTCCCATCCATGGAGTCAAAGCTATCATAACTTCTGTAAACTATCAACACATTATAATCTagatttaaatattatttagaaTCCAGGTATCAATATTTAAGAAATCTTTATTTCCACACTACAGGTTCAAAGAATCATTCATTTGAAGATGAGAAGAATGATTCAACCCTATCTACAGTTGGCTTTGCTAGTGTCAGACTCCTTGATGGACTTCTAGTTTCCACATTTGATGAAGGATCATGCATTAGTAGGTATCAATCTTACTTGTTTCGCAAACGTTCCCCTCACAAACCTTCTGTATATCTGATATCCAAGCTACGAAAGTATGAACATCTTCATAGAAGTTGTGGACCACATACCAAATCCTATGACAAAATTATGGGAAAGAGCACAAAATCTAGCAAAAGCGGTGCAGGTGAGAAGTGCAAATACCTTGTCTGGACAGCTTCCAATGGCCTAGGGAACAGGATGCTAACCCTGGTTGCAGCATTTCTTTATGCTATCCTCACAGACCGTGTTCTACTAGTCAAATTTGGGGATGATATGTCTGATCTCTTTTGTGAGCCATTTGCTGATTCCTCATGGTTATTGCCCAGGAATTTTCGATATTGGAAGGATCAGAAACATATCAAAACGCATGAAAGCATGCTAATCAATAAGGGATACAATGCAAAGGAGATTTTTCCATCATTTCTTATTCTTAATCTACAACATACCCATGACGGTCATAATAACTTTTTCCATTGTGATCATTGTCAAAATCTTCTTCAGAGAGTTCCCGTGATGATTTTATGGTCAGATCAATATTTTGTCCCTTCTCTTTTTCTGATTCCATCCTTTAGAAAAGACTTGAGCAAAATGTTCCCCCAGAAAGACACAATTTTTCACCATCTAGGACGTTACCTTTTCCACCCATCAAACAAGGCATGGGAATTAATCAGCAAGTTCTATCAGGCGCACTTAGCCAAGGCAAATGAGAAGATTGGCCTGCAGATTAGGGTATTCAATACTCATAGAGCATCACATCAAACTATTATCAATGAAATTATAGCCTGCGCCCTCAGGCACAAGCTTCTTCCTGAAATAGACATGGAAAAGTCGACAACTTCTTTGAAGAACCATGCCACGATCTCAAAAGCTGTTCTAGTAGCATCATTATACTCTGAATATGGGGAGAGGCTGAGAAATATGTATATGAGGAACACAACAGGGACTGGGGAAGTGATAAGAGTTTCTCAGCCAAGTCATGAAGAGCGTCAAAAGTCCAATGATGGCATGCACAACATTAAGGCATGGAGTGAAATATATTTGTTGAGTTTGTGTGATGCATTGGTTACTAGTCCCAAGTCTACTTTTGGTTATGTTGCTCATGGTCTTGGAGGTTTGAAGCCGTGGATTCTGAAGAGGCCATATGGGGAAACAGTCCCAGAGCCTCCTTGTCAACGAGCCATGTCCATGGAGCCTTGTTTCCATTATCCTCCCAAGTATGAATGTAGTGTCAATAGAACTATTGACTTCACTTCCCTCGTTCATCACATGGAGCATTGTGAAGATGTACCTAACGGATTAAGGCTGATCAATGATAATCGCAAAGGTTAGTCACTTAGTTGCTAATATCTTTACCTTGTGCTTGATTAGCTCATCGATGATCACAGTGATATGATATGAGGATGTGGCTCCCTGCCATCCGTGCAGTTAATAGCCTATTAGCCTTGCCTATCTTATCATGGAGTCATGGAGTCACGGACTTAGAGAAATATGTAATTTAACTTCAaattaattcttatttattGCATAAATGACTTTTGTACTACTGTCCTTTAAGTAAGTTATATGGTACTTTTATTGTGGTgtctaaattatttaaaatatttaaaataaaaaataaattatataaaatttattaaatattatttattttttttaataatttaaatacaaagTAATAGATACTATAGCATTTACTTCTTTAAATTATATGCTCTTATTTATGAGACTTTTAAAATAGTAGGTAATTGACTTGGTGGAAtgtttgtatatatattttagttttatattaaaaaatcaatcaaaatgtaatTCATTCATTAAACAAAATCTGCTCAGCTTATTAATCAATATCGCGTGTGGTTCTACATGACATTTAATTGACCAAAATTGCTTAGGcaaagcattttaattgaaaaacaATACGTGACAAAAATTTAAGTGTAAACACGTGGAAAACGTAAATAACTTGCTGGTACTTGGTCATTTTCGTAAAGTGGATAAAATAATTCAAGTATATCCAaaatttattacatttttattttaataaaaaaattaacaaactaaAGAATATATTATGTTTTCTGGTTGCGGAGAGGAAGAAAAGTGGTTGCGGAgaggaagaaaagagagagagaggggaggggggggggggggggggggactAATTACCAACGAAAGCAACAGTTAAAGCATCAGTCAGCAAATTAAATGAACAAGGTAGCTCAAGGTTGAACTAAAATACACATCATGCATGGATGAACAAcgttaataactaattaattttgttattgtTCTTGTTTGGTAACTAAATCAATATACATGTGTATTAGTTGATGATTCTTTTCTAAAGTTCAAAACGTATGTCTTTTTTCATCTTTCTCAAGTTCTTTTATAATTGAACGAatcataattatatatatataaaagctATTAAGGTTTGAAGCGTTCTTAACGTTacgaatttgattttatatctAATTATATTCAAGTTATATCCTATAAATCTGACTTTATTGCTAATTATATCCAACTTATAACATACAGATCAATTTTTTTCGATATTTggccaaaaaaatatttttatattaaattataaacattataccataaatcctaaattataatagaaataaattacataaataaataaataataaacaaatttcactcaattacgaattttttaaaatagttataTTTCGATCTTGTACTTATTCTATAAATTATTATAGAgtgtaaaaattttaaaatttatacataaaCCACTATAAAGATAAAAGTTTACGTtaagttaaaaaattaactaaattaatttgattatgataaatattattttattgagttaattaactaattaatttttaattgaatttgattAAATGTTGCAGgccaaagaaaaacaaaacaataactcaatagaatggaaaataaaaccAAAGTTGGTGGGCTACAAAACAATAAAAACCCAAAGGTGTTGAATAGAAAGTAAACGGGCTAAACTTGAAAAGAACCAATCCAAGCCCGATTTCATCTTTCAAGCAAATCTCTCCAAATTGCTTTCACCAAAAGCAACGTTCACCTTTTGTCACTTCGAACAGAACacagaaaaaagagagaaagttTAGTTCCTAAGCTATTcatcaaagaagaaaagaaagagaaaggcTAAGCAAAAGATTGAGGTTTAATTACCAAAATCAACCCATCTTAGGCTAAGCCAAAGGTCAAATGTAACTTATTTCCTCTTGCATGCATCGTACTTTTTTCTCCTCTTTCCCAATTTTCTGCCACTTCAAATTGGGATATATGTGAAAGATGATTTATGATAAACACTGCTATGACCAAGATTATTTCTTGGAGACCAAGTAGTACTTCAATGGCTCATATCTGGTTTACCATTGAAAGACTGTTTCTCTTTGCTTTCCTAAGGCTTTCGGTCAAACAAGAGAAAGTCAGACTCAAACTTTTAATTTGGGGATTAATTGAAAAAAGTGATATAGTAATTTGGTAGCACACAACTCAAGGAGTTGACCTAGGAGAGAGCGACTCaacaacatgcaaggagatacaAAAGAAGATTTTTCATGATTCTAAAGCCAAGGAGAGATAACCAGTGTTTTGAGGTTCATGTTCTGAGAAGAGTTCTTTGAAGAAGTTCATCAACTTGGACAATACTTCCTAGTCAAAGGAGCATTCCGCCAGAATGAGAAACTAAATCAGAGGCAAGCAAATCTGGTttatcacatagcaaagaggctgttgAAGCATCAAtatccttcatgttttacaggttgtaattttctttttaatgtttatctttctgtaatttcttgaggtAAAAGGCTGAATGAGAGAGTCATTGAAAAAGCCTAAGAGTGGAAAGAGGCagagtgatacacttgagtgAAAAGTCTAGAGTGATTTcggatttctttaggttgattttgtgtcttgtatcttgtaccagtaaagtatccctttcttagttgggtgaGTACTAAGAGTGAAGAGTTAGGTATTAGTATAAACAAGTTAAGTTAGGTTAGAATTTGAGTGTGAAAGGATTGTGTCAATcctgtgaaattggtgtatgtaatactttaactATAGTGTAAATTTCACCACTATTatggtggagactggatgtagatTATATTACACAAAGCAAttgaaccaggatacatgatgGACTCTTCCCTCCTTTATATTcacgagacaaaaataaattatttcatAAATTTTTAGCTGTTGAATTCAAACAGATTCAGATTGATAGTTTGTTTAAAAaggattattttattaaagtaaAAGAAGGTCATAGATTCAACCTCTTTTTTCTAAGTCTTCTACAACATTCAATTTATGTGAAATCTAATTACCATCATAAATTAGtaaaaattagagatttatGTAAAAATTAACTACTATCATAAAATGATAGGTATAATAAATGATAGTACAAGAtagtgaaaaaaagaaaaaaacaaaaaaatatgtaaattattACACCCTCTAACAATGATTAATATTCACATAAATCTCTATATTCtataaaaatttaagataatagTCAATTTTTACATAAACATTTTACACTCCATAACGATTTAAATATGTATTCttgataattaataaattaattttaatatatacctAATATTATTATATGTGCAAGTGTTGAAGCACtcaaaagtaattaaattagaGTGTCTTTTGTTGAGTGCATGCTCATCGCAATGCGCAATAACAACATTCCCCCTTAAGACAGCTAATATGTGCACTTACCTTTACTGAGACATGTGGCATGCTGTATATGCAGATCATTCCTTTTGGTTTGGCCCTCCACAAAGTGGACGCCACAGAGCACTGATCACACCACCCTAATTAAAACCTACTTTCTTGCTTTATTTGTTCGTTGCTTAGCTGTTTGTGTTATCCCAATGAACAATGATCTCTCGAAACCGGAAAGTAGAGCCTCAAAGATTAAAGGAATATTTGTAGCATGCAACGATGAAAAAACAATAACTATTCTCTAAGGATATTCCAAcataacttatttttctttttccccgCCCTCCTTTTCTGCCGCGAATTGTTTTGATATAGATAACAACTCTCTAAATGATGTTTCATGACAAGTATAGGAATAcccaagagaaaaaaaaaaaaaaacaagattGCATTCTTTAGAAATAATAACTAACTTCGCTCTCAAGTAAC
The Arachis stenosperma cultivar V10309 chromosome 7, arast.V10309.gnm1.PFL2, whole genome shotgun sequence genome window above contains:
- the LOC130941837 gene encoding probable fucosyltransferase 8 isoform X1 — encoded protein: MTMDRLSFKRFRTLLVVGSITFPILFTLTLMHQHSIYDLVEGVSNINILAARAQNATTNVLKEGRRNATVQVEEGKDQNVVDKMLGGKQQISSEEQAQTPTNADIGKAGSKNHSFEDEKNDSTLSTVGFASVRLLDGLLVSTFDEGSCISRYQSYLFRKRSPHKPSVYLISKLRKYEHLHRSCGPHTKSYDKIMGKSTKSSKSGAGEKCKYLVWTASNGLGNRMLTLVAAFLYAILTDRVLLVKFGDDMSDLFCEPFADSSWLLPRNFRYWKDQKHIKTHESMLINKGYNAKEIFPSFLILNLQHTHDGHNNFFHCDHCQNLLQRVPVMILWSDQYFVPSLFLIPSFRKDLSKMFPQKDTIFHHLGRYLFHPSNKAWELISKFYQAHLAKANEKIGLQIRVFNTHRASHQTIINEIIACALRHKLLPEIDMEKSTTSLKNHATISKAVLVASLYSEYGERLRNMYMRNTTGTGEVIRVSQPSHEERQKSNDGMHNIKAWSEIYLLSLCDALVTSPKSTFGYVAHGLGGLKPWILKRPYGETVPEPPCQRAMSMEPCFHYPPKYECSVNRTIDFTSLVHHMEHCEDVPNGLRLINDNRKG
- the LOC130941837 gene encoding probable fucosyltransferase 8 isoform X3 translates to MTMDRLSFKRFRTLLVVGSITFPILFTLTLMHQHSIYDLVEGVSNINILAARAQNATTNVLKEGRRNATVQVEEGKDQNVMLGGKQQISSEEQAQTPTNADIGKAGSKNHSFEDEKNDSTLSTVGFASVRLLDGLLVSTFDEGSCISRYQSYLFRKRSPHKPSVYLISKLRKYEHLHRSCGPHTKSYDKIMGKSTKSSKSGAGEKCKYLVWTASNGLGNRMLTLVAAFLYAILTDRVLLVKFGDDMSDLFCEPFADSSWLLPRNFRYWKDQKHIKTHESMLINKGYNAKEIFPSFLILNLQHTHDGHNNFFHCDHCQNLLQRVPVMILWSDQYFVPSLFLIPSFRKDLSKMFPQKDTIFHHLGRYLFHPSNKAWELISKFYQAHLAKANEKIGLQIRVFNTHRASHQTIINEIIACALRHKLLPEIDMEKSTTSLKNHATISKAVLVASLYSEYGERLRNMYMRNTTGTGEVIRVSQPSHEERQKSNDGMHNIKAWSEIYLLSLCDALVTSPKSTFGYVAHGLGGLKPWILKRPYGETVPEPPCQRAMSMEPCFHYPPKYECSVNRTIDFTSLVHHMEHCEDVPNGLRLINDNRKG
- the LOC130941837 gene encoding galactoside 2-alpha-L-fucosyltransferase-like isoform X4, with the protein product MLGGKQQISSEEQAQTPTNADIGKAGSKNHSFEDEKNDSTLSTVGFASVRLLDGLLVSTFDEGSCISRYQSYLFRKRSPHKPSVYLISKLRKYEHLHRSCGPHTKSYDKIMGKSTKSSKSGAGEKCKYLVWTASNGLGNRMLTLVAAFLYAILTDRVLLVKFGDDMSDLFCEPFADSSWLLPRNFRYWKDQKHIKTHESMLINKGYNAKEIFPSFLILNLQHTHDGHNNFFHCDHCQNLLQRVPVMILWSDQYFVPSLFLIPSFRKDLSKMFPQKDTIFHHLGRYLFHPSNKAWELISKFYQAHLAKANEKIGLQIRVFNTHRASHQTIINEIIACALRHKLLPEIDMEKSTTSLKNHATISKAVLVASLYSEYGERLRNMYMRNTTGTGEVIRVSQPSHEERQKSNDGMHNIKAWSEIYLLSLCDALVTSPKSTFGYVAHGLGGLKPWILKRPYGETVPEPPCQRAMSMEPCFHYPPKYECSVNRTIDFTSLVHHMEHCEDVPNGLRLINDNRKG
- the LOC130941837 gene encoding probable fucosyltransferase 8 isoform X2 — encoded protein: MTMDRLSFKRFRTLLVVGSITFPILFTLTLMHQHSIYDLVEGVSNINILAARAQNATTNVLKEGRRNATVQVEEGKDQNVVDKMLGGKQQISSEEQAQTPTNADIGSKNHSFEDEKNDSTLSTVGFASVRLLDGLLVSTFDEGSCISRYQSYLFRKRSPHKPSVYLISKLRKYEHLHRSCGPHTKSYDKIMGKSTKSSKSGAGEKCKYLVWTASNGLGNRMLTLVAAFLYAILTDRVLLVKFGDDMSDLFCEPFADSSWLLPRNFRYWKDQKHIKTHESMLINKGYNAKEIFPSFLILNLQHTHDGHNNFFHCDHCQNLLQRVPVMILWSDQYFVPSLFLIPSFRKDLSKMFPQKDTIFHHLGRYLFHPSNKAWELISKFYQAHLAKANEKIGLQIRVFNTHRASHQTIINEIIACALRHKLLPEIDMEKSTTSLKNHATISKAVLVASLYSEYGERLRNMYMRNTTGTGEVIRVSQPSHEERQKSNDGMHNIKAWSEIYLLSLCDALVTSPKSTFGYVAHGLGGLKPWILKRPYGETVPEPPCQRAMSMEPCFHYPPKYECSVNRTIDFTSLVHHMEHCEDVPNGLRLINDNRKG